One genomic region from Carcharodon carcharias isolate sCarCar2 chromosome 12, sCarCar2.pri, whole genome shotgun sequence encodes:
- the LOC121285183 gene encoding C-X-C chemokine receptor type 2-like has product MEITDLQEMFENYTDIEQIDYDPDAFACTPIVNESMNVALTVVYSLVCILAVTGNMVVIVVILYNRRTISSTDIYLLHLAVADLLFAMTLPFWAVDAISGWVFGDATCKIISMLKEVNLYSGILLLACISIDRYLSIVYSTQIHNQKRPFLIKLVCAAVWVVAIVLSLPILYKGEYAAPGTSRMICFELLEGESAETWRVTTRFLRHFIGFLIPLAVMIFCYSVTIWKLCQTKGFQKQKAMKVIIAVVLAFLICWLPYNITLFIDTLMRSKLIDYTCDMRNRIDWALIGNQGLGILHSCINPILYAFIGVKFRKNLLNLLAMKGIIKQSEEPHSKRSISLSSITGLSTSTI; this is encoded by the coding sequence ATGGAAATCACTGATTTGCAAGAAATGTTTGAAAATTATACTGATATTGAACAGATTGACTATGATCCAGACGCATTTGCCTGTACACCCATTGTAAATGAGTCAATGAACGTGGCATTGACTGTTGTCTATAGCCTGGTTTGTATCCTCGCTGTGACAGGGAACATGGTCGTAATAGTTGTCATACTTTACAATCGACGCACAATATCATCCACAGATATCTACCTGCTTCATCTGGCTGTGGCTGATCTGCTCTTTGCCATGACCCTACCCTTTTGGGCAGTGGATGCCATATCTGGCTGGGTGTTTGGTGATGCCACATGTAAGATCATCAGCATGTTAAAGGAAGTTAACTTGTACAGTGGGATTCTGTTGCTGGCTTGTATCAGTATTGATCGCTATCTGTCCATTGTCTACTCTACACAGATCCACAACCAGAAGAGACCATTTCTAATCAAGCTGGTCTGTGCTGCTGTTTGGGTGGTGGCTATTGTTCTGTCTTTACCTATTCTGTACAAGGGTGAATATGCTGCACCTGGTACCAGCAGAATGATCTGTTTTGAGTTACTCGAAGGTGAATCGGCTGAAACATGGAGAGTAACCACCAGGTTTTTGCGACACTTTATTGGGTTCCTCATTCCACTGGCTGTCATGATCTTCTGCTACAGTGTGACGATCTGGAAACTGTGTCAGACAAAGGGATTCCAGAAACAGAAAGCCATGAAGGTCATCATAGCGGTGGTGCTGGCTTTTCTGATATGTTGGCTACCGTACAATATTACTCTGTTCATTGACACACTGATGAGGAGCAAACTCATTGATTATACTTGTGATATGCGGAATCGTATTGATTGGGCTCTAATTGGTAATCAAGGTTTGGGAATCCTGCACAGCTGCATTAATCCAATCTTGTATGCATTCATCGGAGTGAAATTCAGGAagaacctgctcaaccttttggCTATGAAAGGAATCATTAAACAAAGTGAAGAGCCACATTCTAAAAGATCCATATCCCTCTCTTCTATAACTGGCCTcagcacatccaccatatag